TGGGAATTAGAGTAGATTTTAGAATTAATTTTACACTTTGCGTAAGTGCGATTTCATGAACATTAAGAATTTAAATCGGTAATTCCAATTTTCCCCAAACTCAGTAGGTGCGGTTTGTAACCGCTTTTCCCCAAACTCAGTAGGTGCGGTTTGTAACCGCACCGGACCTTACCGAATTATTTATTTAAACTTCATCTAACCGCACCTACCGGAGGGTGTTTGAGAAGGAAAGTGAACGTATGGCTACACCCAAGCGGGTGCTTGTTACAGGTGCGACGGGACAGATTGGTTACATGACATACAAACGGCTGGAGGAACAGCCAGAGAAGTACGATGCGTCCGCACTCGACTACAAACGCGAGCCGTCTGTGCGCGTTCCGGGGGCATGGACGCTTGAAATTCCTGATGAGAAATTCAGCCTGTGCGATATTTCTGATTTTGATCAGGTGCAACAAGCCGTTGAAGGTATGGACGTTGTCGCACATCTTGCCGCAGATCCGAGCGGAGAGAGTTGGGAGAGTTTGCTAAATAACAACATCATTGGGACTTACAATGTCTTTGAGGCGTGCAAAGTCGCCGGTGTTGGACGTATCGTCGCCGCCAGCAGTATTACCGTCTCACAGGGGCATCGCGATCAAGAGCCGTACAAGGCAATGGTGGAACGCCGACATGCCGACATACCCGACGATGTAGAGATGATTACGCCGGATATACCGGCAGAACCGAGAGGGCTATACGCTTCAACGAAAGTGTGGACGGAGTCTTTGGCGCGAACATACTCCCATCGTCATGGGATGTCGTGTATCTGTGTCCGCATCGGTCAAGTTGAACGGGATCGTCCGCGTCCCCCACAGGGTGCCGACATCTACGTGAGCCAACGCGATATTGTCCAGATATTCGAGCGGTGCATCAATGCTGAGGATAGTTTGCGATTTGAGATTTTCTACGGCATGTCAAACAACGATTTACGTTGGGTGGACATCTCGAATGCAAAGCGAAAGGTTGGGTTTGTCCCACGGGATCGAGCAGAAGATAGTCACGACTACGACGCGTAGGTAAGAATGCCTCTTGGTAGGAGCGAGCTGTGCTCGCGATCTCTAAGAATTACTAACGACCAAAATTGTAGCACAAACTGTTAGTTTGTGGCTTTGCTAACATCTGGAAGCCCGGATTTAGTCTGGGAATAGACGAAATCCATAGCGCAGGTCGCGTGTGGACTTGCGGGACAATGTATTACATTCTTGTTCGGGAGTGTTTAGGTGACTCGCGTCCCCAACAAGTTGGGGCATCCCGAAAGGTTACCGAAATGTCGCGAGCGGAGCTCGCTCCTACAGAAGAAACTATACACATAAAACAAATGGAGGAATTCGGGGATGGCGAAAACGGTTTGCATTGTTGGAACAATGGATACAAAAGGTGTAGAATTCGCATTCATTAAATCGCAGATAGAATCAGCCGGGGTATCAACGTGTGTTATCAATACAGGGATATTGGGCGAACCGCAATTAAACCCGGACGTTTCTGCAGATGAAGTCGCACAGGCAGGGGGTTCATCGCTACAAGCGTTGCGAGACGAAGGCGACCGCGGGAACAGTGTCGCTGTGATGGCGCAAGGTGCCGCCACGCTTGTTGCTGAGGGACACGCTGCAGGCGAAATTGATGGGATCATCTCGCTCGGCGGCTCCGCAGGGACGACCATCGGCACGACGGCGATGCAGGCGGTGCCTGTCGGTGTCCCGAAAATTATGGTCTCAACCTTGGCATCGGGTGATACGAGTCCGTATGTGCAGTCGAAAGATATTTGTATGATGTACTCTGTCGTAGATATTGCGGGCATCAACCGTTTGTCACGGCAGATTCTCGCCAACGCTGCTGGCGCGATTGTCGGGATGGTGAACGCCGAGGCACCCGCAGCAACAGCGGACAAACCGCTCATCGCAGCGACAATGTTCGGCGTGACGACCCCGTGTGTTACAAAGGCACGCGAAGTCCTTGAAGCCGCTGGCTATGAAGTGCTTGTTTTCCACGCAACCGGTACCGGTGGACAGGCGATGGAGGATCTTGTGAAAGGCGGATTCCTCGCCGGTGTGTTAGACGTAACGACGACAGAGCTCGCCGATGAATTGGTAGGCGGAGTCCTCAGTGCGGGGCCTGACCGATTGGAAGCCGCGGGAGAAACCGGAGTGCCGCAAGTCGTCGCGCCGGGAGCATTGGATATGGTGAACTTCGGTCCGCCGGATACGGTCCCAGAGCAATTCAGCGATCGGCTGTTCTATCAGCACAATCCGACGGTAACACTCATGCGGACGACGCCTGAAGAGACTGCCGAACTCGGACGGATTATGGCGCGTAAACTCAGTGAAGCAAAAGGGCCTACGACGGTTATAATTCCAACACGCGGTGTCTCGGCGATTGACCAAACCGGGCAGCCCTTTGATTCCCCTGAAGCGCGGGCGGCGTGGATTGAGAACCTAAAGGCACACATCGGAGACAATGTTACGGTTATTGAGATGGACGCGCACATCAATGACGATGAATTCGCAACCCAGCTCGCAGAGACGTTGTTGGCAAGTATACAATAAAGAGGAAACATAATGCCGAAAACCTATAGAACACTCACAGAATCAGACGTTAGTCACTTCATTGAGAAAGGACATGTTATTCTGAAAGGCTGCTTCTCACGCGAGTTAGCGGAAGAGTGGCGCGCCTTCGCTTTTAAGCGGCTCGGTTATGACCCCGACGATCCGACGACATGGGAACAACCCCGTGTGCATCTACCTTCCATGAATCGGGTGCTAATTGAGGATGTCGCACCGAGGGCTTATGATGCCATCTGTGATCTACTCGGCGGCGAAGACAGGATTACCAATTTTTGGAGCGACGCAAAGCCAGGATGGAGTGACGGCTTTATTATCAACTTCGGATTAGGGGCAGACCAACCGTGGCAACCGCCTTCCCCAGAAGT
This is a stretch of genomic DNA from Candidatus Poribacteria bacterium. It encodes these proteins:
- a CDS encoding Tm-1-like ATP-binding domain-containing protein — encoded protein: MAKTVCIVGTMDTKGVEFAFIKSQIESAGVSTCVINTGILGEPQLNPDVSADEVAQAGGSSLQALRDEGDRGNSVAVMAQGAATLVAEGHAAGEIDGIISLGGSAGTTIGTTAMQAVPVGVPKIMVSTLASGDTSPYVQSKDICMMYSVVDIAGINRLSRQILANAAGAIVGMVNAEAPAATADKPLIAATMFGVTTPCVTKAREVLEAAGYEVLVFHATGTGGQAMEDLVKGGFLAGVLDVTTTELADELVGGVLSAGPDRLEAAGETGVPQVVAPGALDMVNFGPPDTVPEQFSDRLFYQHNPTVTLMRTTPEETAELGRIMARKLSEAKGPTTVIIPTRGVSAIDQTGQPFDSPEARAAWIENLKAHIGDNVTVIEMDAHINDDEFATQLAETLLASIQ
- a CDS encoding NAD(P)-dependent oxidoreductase; translation: MATPKRVLVTGATGQIGYMTYKRLEEQPEKYDASALDYKREPSVRVPGAWTLEIPDEKFSLCDISDFDQVQQAVEGMDVVAHLAADPSGESWESLLNNNIIGTYNVFEACKVAGVGRIVAASSITVSQGHRDQEPYKAMVERRHADIPDDVEMITPDIPAEPRGLYASTKVWTESLARTYSHRHGMSCICVRIGQVERDRPRPPQGADIYVSQRDIVQIFERCINAEDSLRFEIFYGMSNNDLRWVDISNAKRKVGFVPRDRAEDSHDYDA